A stretch of Lysinibacillus agricola DNA encodes these proteins:
- a CDS encoding histidine kinase has protein sequence MKKKIIIFNLLFCIVVIFVNYNYFNSKSRNAIVYNYVENYIETNYGIGREDLKSEENNYRRGMGLFEIEVKDIVTKNHYFFEVDIRDDYSLIYIKDLTEVHRKNQAD, from the coding sequence ATGAAAAAAAAAATAATTATCTTTAATCTATTATTTTGTATAGTAGTTATTTTTGTTAATTACAATTATTTTAATTCTAAATCTCGAAACGCTATCGTATACAACTATGTGGAAAACTATATTGAAACTAACTATGGCATTGGTAGAGAAGATTTAAAATCTGAAGAAAACAATTACCGAAGAGGGATGGGGTTGTTTGAAATAGAAGTTAAAGATATAGTAACTAAAAATCATTACTTTTTTGAAGTGGATATTAGAGATGACTATTCATTAATTTATATAAAAGATCTTACTGAGGTTCATCGTAAGAATCAAGCTGATTAA